A window of Mobula hypostoma chromosome 7, sMobHyp1.1, whole genome shotgun sequence genomic DNA:
TTTGTTTCCACTGTAAGAAAGAATCCTTCCCTTTTCTCTGTCTCAGCAGGTGGAGCAATCTGAAGTCTTTCGTGCAGTTACTTTGGGCGATTCTAACTTTAACACAGCTATCATGGCTTCAGATGACCACAGCGTGCCTGGTAATTTAGAATCACTTCTGTTCTCACTTTCGTGCTTCTAAAGACAAACTCCTGGTTTTGCTTGCAGTGCCATTGTGGATTATTTGCGTTTTGAagcttgttttcttttgcttttctaAAGCAACTTTGTGTAGTAAAACAGCCTTATTAGTCAATCATGCGTGTGTTCTAGAAAACGTCGCCGTTGCAACTGGCAGATAAATAGAATTAAATATAGCTTCTATGTACGTTGCAGCAATCGAACATTCGTCCGGCATACTAGAAAAGATGTCCTTGCCGATTGGGATACACCGCAGGGCATTCAGTTATGATGATGCCTTAGAAGATTTGTCGCCAATGACTCCTCCACCTTCTGATATGGGAAGCAATATTTTGTGGAAACAGCCAGTTATACCTGCGAGGAAATACCAACAATTATCGATGGTATATTTACTTATGCTTTGTTCATATCTACAATTTATATGTGATTCTACAAATTAGTAACTTTGCAATTAATTATTTGCAAGTATGAATAGTTGGGGAATTATGAACATTATCCATTTACAAAtgtcttcatttaaaaaaaagtgtttttgTTTAATACCAGGAATGAATTAGTTTATCTGTGTCTTGAAGTGTCTCAGCATGAAAGgttgactcttcattcctttccattgatgttgcttgacttactgagttcctccggcattttgtgtgtgttactatgaaTGTATTtatgatttagatttagattcaactttatcgtcattgtgccgagtacagatacaaagccaatgatttagcatctgaccagaaatgcaaagaatagtgttatttacaaaataactgcgaatttaaaaaagtgctacagcacacaaatataacagtactgagacagtagaagacggatgcaatactgcttagcgctgtgatgagaggttcagcagtgtctgtTTCTGCTGACGTTTTCTCGGTGTCAGATGATGCTAGCATGTTCCAGTGACTTAGCGTCAGGATGGGATTTCAGTCTGGATTGGTAGTACATAGCACAGCCTATTTAAAACCAACGTTATAACATTTTAATAATACGTTGCAATGGGTAACTGTTATTAATGAAACTGAATTGACTTCTCTAAGACATTGTCCATTTGTATGGTGCTTTCATTGCACTTGCAGTAATACATGATGTGGCTGAAGGGGTGATGTGGTGGTGAGTGGTTAGCACAGGCAACCTGAGTTCACTTCCTACCatggcctgtaaggagtttgtacattttcgccacgaccgcatgggcttcctctgagtgctctggtttcctcctacagtccaaagacgtaccagttggtaggttaattggtcattgcaatttgtcctgtgattaggctcagattaaatcaggggattgctaggtggcacggctcgaagggcaggaagggcctattctgttttgcattttaataaataattaagaaTTTTCAGCCCCATTTTTTCTGGCTTTATTTGTGTTATTGCTAATTGTAGCCAATTACTGGCATGTAATATGTAATTCTGCATGGTTAGTAGCATTggtattaaatattttaatttcctaaaCTCTGTTATGGGGGCGAGAAGACTTTGTGTCTCTTAAAGTTGATAGTAGAACGGTAGTCTTTCAACCTAGGGTGCATGACCCTCTTGTGGACCAATGTGACAAGGTAAGCCCATGAGGTTTAAATAATATTGAGGTAATGTTGTTATAAAGCTCtcaaaaatgtgaaaataaattCTAAAAGATGTATACTAGGTGCACTGGATGTCCTGACCCCAGTAGTGCTGGTGTTCCCCAGGACTTTCCCAGCTTCTTAAAAGTTATGGCCCATTATGTCATTGGGTGTTTATATAGTGGGTATGTTTTTTACCAAGTGTGAATGAAACGGACTTCCACAGAAAAAGTATAGAAACTATTTCTGTGGACACCAGCTACTGTGATATTGTTTTATTAGCTGTGTTGTATTTTGAGTTTTCTAAGATTGACAAGTTATAGGTTTAATCTTTTAACTTAAAATTATTTTCACAGGGTTGATATTTATATGATCTTCAAAAGTGATCTCCAAACTTTTACAGTCCTTCAGAACTGTACAGGATATAGAACAAAGTCATGCAGCCCATCATGGTTATGCTGGCTCATATTAAgcaatactatcattcccattTTCCTTCTGTTCCCCACAACCCTGTAAATTTTAGCTCAGGGCATTACAGATTTCAATACTAGACCTTCAATTATCTCATATGCTAGGAGAAAATCCATGTAATTTTGTTTATTTGTACAACTATCTGTTAACAGATTAAATACAACTCAGTTAACTCACATTAACAATAATTTCCTATCAGATTAGGGAAACAATTGAGAAAATTGATCTGTAGCTGGTACAACAATATACTAATTTGTACAATGAATATCACAGAAGTTATACAAAAGTATATCAGTCAGATACTGTGCAGTTTTGAAAATGTTCTGTATCCACAATTATGATAATGTAAATGCTGATttgtgttgcaaaaaaaaaatcaagaaatgcCTGTGGGTGAAGACTTCCTGATCTGCAAAACAACATGCACTGGTCAAGATTCTGTGGTttgcttaaaaaaaatcaatgatcTCTGTACCTTTCTTAATAAGTTAATGCCATTTACTTTTGTACCTtttgtcagagggtagtgaatctctggatttCTCTGCCTCTAACAATGGTGGTGGCCACATCATTAGATATAATTAAGAGGAGAAAGCTAAGTATTTGAAGGATTAATGAATTGAGGGATATGGTAAACTAGTGCAATAATGGccataataaatcagctatgattataTTGAATGGCAGGTCATGTCATCTTACCAACTGTTACAACTTCTTGCCAATTACACAAGAAAGACCTGGAAAAGCATGCTTTGCTAATGAGCTGACAATATTTTCTGGATTTCTGTATTTAACTGGGTTTATGTATTTTAACTCTATTCTCATTAGCACTAAGTACCAATTGGTTTTATTGCTATTGTCATCATTACTGGGCCTATATTACATCTGTATTAGTAGTTTATATTAACAGAAATAGTTCATTTTGTACGTTTTTTTGtagatggaagatggagaaaaCAACGTTCAATCTTCGGTAGTTGCTTCATCATCAGGTGTAAACCCAAGCAAAGTCCATGTGGTGAAAGCCAAAGCAACGTCTGTTATTATGAAGTCACTTATGACAcgtaaggaatttaaaattgctatgTTGGTTGTCAACCTTAACTTCATAGGGAAGATCATAAGGAAACTACTTCTACCAATTTCATAATTTTAAGTATTTACTTCACTATTGATCCCAAATTCTTTCCTTTCAACCATCCTGTCATCAAACAGTTATGCAGTCCTGAAGTATGATTCTTACTGAATTGATTGTTTCAGTTTTGAGTTGAACTGCTGATTTCAACCTTTTGCCTTTTGCTGTCATTCTTTTGCCACTGATTTATTTACTTGCTCCATTTACATTGTTGATCTGTCCATTTCCCAGATCCTTGTACAAGGACCTTGATATTTCAAGATTTTAAACCTTGGTTTCATAACACTGATTAAATGTATATGGTATTTGCCATAAGCCCGTTGATTCATTGTCAGATCTGATTTGATTTGTATTTGCTATCTTTCACTGACTAAATCTTACTTCAATCACATTTTGGATTTATTATGTGATTACTTCTAAATATGCTTGTCAAGTACAACATGAAAAAACAGTAAATTGccagatactagaaatctgaaTCATAATAGGCAGCACCTGTAGAGAGAGTGAGTTTCTAAACTTTTATCACATCTTTCATTTGAGTTCTAAACAAAAAAGCAAGGTGATCAAAAATTTAGTTCACAACCAAGGAATTCGGATATAATTTAAAGaaagagaggggtggggtgggattccaggttcaattccagagCATGGAAACAAGAATGAAAATATTAAAATCAAGGTTAAGCAGTCGATATTGGTGTGATAGACAAACTGGACCATACAAATTAGAGTAaagaatgctggaagcactcagcagaacaggcagtTCTGTGGAACAAAATTAATAACTATAATTGAAGACCCTTTTCCAAACACCAAAACAGTTTTTGACCAGAAACATtagctttccacagatgctgcagatTAATTGTGATAAGTGGAAACTGTTAAGCTGGTAAAGTGTTCCAGGACTAAGATGATTATCCTTCAGCAACCAAAATAATCTTCCATTGAGCACGATATGATTTCAGTCAGTGAAAACCTTTTTACTTTGACTTCAGAGATCAGGCACTGCCTTGATGATGCGGGACATCCGCTCTCTTCTTGGCTCTTGCTGCATGTCCATTTTTGGATACAAAGATTTACCGAGGTCTGTAGTTTAGTATAATTATTACAATTTAAGTTGAATATCAGTATTATCAGTAGATCCGACTTCGTAGCACTTTCAACCTGTTTCCCTGCTGATTCATTACAATGTGATGGTAGCTGGATTTGATTGattctacacagaatgctggaggatctcagcaagtcagatagCATTCATAGaagtgaacaaacagttgacatttcgtgccgagaccctgcttcaggactgggaaagaagggggaaggccgaagacaccagaataaaaatgttggggggaggggaagagagatagcaagaaggtgataggtgaagccaggtgggtgggcttctcactatacctcttcccccaccccacctctgccttccccttcctttcaaagttcatagaacatagaacagtacagcacagtacaggcccttcggcccacaatattgtgccgaccctcaaaccctgcctcccatataagaccccaccttaaatttctccatatacctgtctagtaatctcttaaacttcactagtgtatctgcctccaccactgactcaggcagtgcattcctcgcaccaaccactctctgatcaaaaaccttcctctaatatcccccctgaacttcccaccccttaccttaaagccatgtcctcttgtattgagcagtggtgccctggggaagaggcgctggctatccactctatctattcctcttattatcttgtacacctctagcatgtctcctctcatcctccttctcttcaaaaagagtaaagccctagctcccttaatctctgatcataatgcatactctctaaaccaggcagcatcctggtaaatcccctctgtgccctttccaatgcttccacatccttcctgtagtgaggtgaccagaactggacacagtactccaagtgtggcctaaccagagttttatagagctgcatcattacatcgcgactcttaaactctatcccttgacttatgaaagctaacaccccataagctttcttaactaccctatctacctgtgaggcaactttcagggatctgtggacatgtaccccgagatccctctgctcctccacactaccaagtatcctgccatttactttgtactctgtcttggagtttgtccttccaaagtgtaccacctcacacttctccgggttgaactccatctgccacttctcagcccacttctgcatcctatcgatgtctctctgcaatctttgtcaatcttctacactatctacaacaccaccaacctttgtgtcgtctgcaaacttgccaacccacccttctacccccacatccaggtcgttaataaaaatcatgaaaagtagaggtctcagaacagatccttgtgggacaccactagtcacaatcctccaatctgaatgtactccctccaccaccaccctctgccttctgcaggcaagccaattctgaatccacctggccaaacttccctggatcccatgccttctgactttctgaataagcctaccgtgtcaaatgccttaccaaaatccatatagatcacatccactgcactaccctcatctgtatgcctggtcacctcctcaaagaactctatcaggcttgttagacacaatctgcccttcacaaagccatgctgactgtccctgatcagaccatgattctctaaatgtctatagatcctatctctaagaatcttttccaacagctttctcatcacagacgtaaggctcactggtctgtaattacccggactatccctactaccttttttgaacaaggggacaacattcgcctccctccaatcctccggtaccattctcgtgaacaacgaggacataaagatcctagccagaggctcagcaatctcttctctcgcctcgtggtgattttgttatcagagtacatgtatatcaccatgtacaaccctgagattccttttcttgcgggcatactcaataagtagataatagaataataaccataacagaatcagtgaaagaccacaccaatttaGGTGTTTAACTAGTCcgcaatatggcattggagctgtgcttagccacttagttataagtgtaaagtgaatagagcagggggctaaggacacagccttgtggtgcacctgtgctgatggagattatggaggagatgttgttgccaatccaaattgactggggtctgcagatgaGCGAATCAAGGATACAATGgcacaaggatgtattgaggccaaggtcttagagcttactgattagtttggaggggatgatggtattgaatgtagGTGATGAGGAGTATCCTGATGAAGCTCTTGAAGAAAGGTCTGGCacagaaacattaactgtttgtttatttccatggatgttgtctgacctgctgagttctgatagcattttgtctgtgttgttctggatttcctgtatctgcagaatttcttgtgtttttgtctTATCCTAGCCTCTATGGACACAGTTCTACTTTGAATTGATAATAATGTTAAAACTGTGCTGAAATTTCaggaatgtatattgtatacatttctctgacattaaatgtacctattgaaacctattgaataactGGACAAGGTGTGGACAGTTCTGAGGCACTGCTTAGTGCTGCGGTAGGGATGCTATTGGGCCTCTGGCTTGCCAGCCGTTCCTTGATGTTCCATGGAGTGGTCAGGTTGATAAAGATTTGTTCCATCATCTTGAGCACTTCTGAGAAGCTGCATGGTTCATCCACCTAATCTGCTTGAAAATTGCTTGAGTTCAGTCTTTAGTATTCACGCACAAGGACCTTGTCATTAGTCATGGAGCAACTTCCTTTTATCTATTTAATCATCCATCATGTCTCTCAAATAGTTGTCACAGGATTGCAGACGTTTGATCTGATTTGTTAGTTTAGCAGTTGCTTAGCTCTTGTCTACACCGTGTCCTCTTCTATTTAGCAGGCTTGTCATCCAGTGGCAAAGACCTGGTGAAGCTTCTGAATAGTGTCAACTTCTGGTGGATTATAATTAAAGTTTCTGCATTATCCCATCTATGGAAATCCCTGAGATGGAAACCATCTGGTCCTGGGAATTGGTCATTTTCTGGTGGCATCCAGTCTTCTTTGCTTTTGTTTTGCTTGTGTTACCTACACCTGGTTCAGTATTAATTTTCTAAAGATATGTAGTTGATTTTGTAATATTGATACAAAGCAATCATGCAATTTTGTTTCCAATTTCCTGATTTTCATTTAGTTATCAGTTAATGATTTGAAAAATCTACAATACATTGCACTTTTATCCTAATTAGTTTTTGTGGATTTGTCCTTTGTAAGTTTCTTTCTTGTATTACTAAGCAATCGACATAAAGATCTGATACTAAACACACAGTTGCTGTTGGAAACACAGAAACGGTTTAATTTGTATGTTATTCATACTGTTTATTTCGTTCTCTTTTGTGCCATTTGTATCTCAGTTCTGTTTACAAAGGTGTTTTAGAGCTCTCACTCAAGTGTCTAACtactatatttttaaaaaattcttgcaATGTCCCCTGGAGAGTTCATTTgaagttgaatttttttttgtgaaaattGTTGGAGGTATTCAATTTAAATACAGTTTAGGTATATTTGAAGGGAAATGTGTGTTAAGTATGAGCTCTTTTATGTTAATTGTTCAGCAATATACACTGATTATTCTTGATTCCTCTAGTTGGTAAAGTATTAATATTTCTGATTtgtataattttatattttgatTACCAGAGCAGACACAGGAAAGTATACAACGGTTTGAGAAGCAGGCAGGTCTAATGGATGCTGGTTACCAACCACACAAAGGTCTAGTTGCAGAAGAGGCCAGCTATCACCGCGTAGGAGAGGCATTACAGGTAACAATAGGGCTCTTTTACATTTATAAATTAGATGAACTGCATTCCAGTTCAGGTATGGCAATGCACAATGCAGATTAAACCTTCCTGTTATGAGCAAAACCATCCACACTAAAGGATGATTTGGTGA
This region includes:
- the kiaa1191 gene encoding putative monooxygenase p33MONOX isoform X1 translates to MASDDHSVPASMYVAAIEHSSGILEKMSLPIGIHRRAFSYDDALEDLSPMTPPPSDMGSNILWKQPVIPARKYQQLSMMEDGENNVQSSVVASSSGVNPSKVHVVKAKATSVIMKSLMTQQTQESIQRFEKQAGLMDAGYQPHKGLVAEEASYHRVGEALQKFKAQSVDLSKEDKSISSTQSTPCGSPQSSPMPNRRSLFGHGASSDLSSKSLEGDSTASVSEVTTTEKWRPFMRSQNYRGIEQGTFAMQKYKGMQKPSPMEIMRTQGTVAKLAEDHANLNPPKMDITILERQKHSVRSHQVEPRDLNVFAPTGF
- the kiaa1191 gene encoding putative monooxygenase p33MONOX isoform X2 gives rise to the protein MASDDHSVPAIEHSSGILEKMSLPIGIHRRAFSYDDALEDLSPMTPPPSDMGSNILWKQPVIPARKYQQLSMMEDGENNVQSSVVASSSGVNPSKVHVVKAKATSVIMKSLMTQQTQESIQRFEKQAGLMDAGYQPHKGLVAEEASYHRVGEALQKFKAQSVDLSKEDKSISSTQSTPCGSPQSSPMPNRRSLFGHGASSDLSSKSLEGDSTASVSEVTTTEKWRPFMRSQNYRGIEQGTFAMQKYKGMQKPSPMEIMRTQGTVAKLAEDHANLNPPKMDITILERQKHSVRSHQVEPRDLNVFAPTGF